One uncultured Jannaschia sp. DNA segment encodes these proteins:
- a CDS encoding aminotransferase, whose amino-acid sequence MPDTTLPNSWDARARAHSFFGFTDLPSIEARGTVVVTHGEGPYVIDTEGRRYLDANSGLWNMIAGFDDPDLIRAAQDQYAKFPGYHAFFGRMADTTVELSEKLAAVAPFDGARTFYTNSGSEANDTMVKMLWFLHGAEGRPQRRKILTRVNAYHGVTAVSASMTGKPYNSVFGLPLPGFVHLTCPHYWREGREGESEAQFTARLAAELEEVIAREGADTIAGFFAEPVQGAGGVIPPSEGYFDAILPILRAHDIPVIADEVITGFGRTGEMWGCQTYGFTPDAIIASKALTAGYFPMGAVILGPELGDRLQRATDAIEEFPHGFTASGHPVGCAIALKAIELVEGGLLDNVRRLTPAFEAGLARLAEHEHIGEWRGRGLMGALEAVKDKATKTPWDGDLSVSERIANTCTDHGLICRPLGQSIVLCPPFITTDAQMDEMFDKLGAALDEVFAGLG is encoded by the coding sequence ATGCCCGACACGACCCTGCCGAACTCCTGGGACGCGCGCGCCCGCGCCCACAGCTTCTTCGGCTTCACCGACCTCCCCTCGATCGAGGCGCGTGGTACCGTCGTCGTCACCCATGGCGAGGGGCCCTACGTGATCGACACCGAAGGGCGGCGCTATCTCGACGCGAATTCCGGGCTCTGGAACATGATCGCGGGCTTCGACGACCCCGACCTGATCCGCGCGGCGCAGGACCAATACGCAAAGTTCCCCGGCTACCACGCGTTCTTCGGACGCATGGCCGACACCACGGTCGAGCTGTCCGAAAAGCTGGCGGCGGTCGCCCCCTTCGACGGCGCGCGGACCTTCTACACGAATTCGGGGTCCGAGGCGAACGACACCATGGTCAAGATGCTGTGGTTCCTCCACGGCGCGGAAGGCCGGCCCCAGCGCCGCAAGATCCTGACCCGCGTGAACGCCTATCACGGGGTCACCGCCGTTTCGGCGTCGATGACCGGCAAACCCTACAACTCGGTCTTCGGCCTGCCGCTGCCGGGCTTCGTCCACCTGACCTGCCCGCATTACTGGCGCGAGGGCCGCGAGGGCGAGAGCGAGGCCCAGTTCACCGCCCGCCTCGCCGCGGAACTGGAGGAGGTGATCGCCCGCGAAGGCGCCGACACCATCGCCGGGTTCTTCGCCGAGCCAGTGCAGGGCGCGGGCGGCGTCATCCCGCCGTCCGAGGGCTATTTCGACGCGATCCTTCCGATCCTGCGCGCCCACGACATCCCCGTCATCGCCGACGAGGTCATCACCGGCTTCGGGCGCACGGGCGAGATGTGGGGTTGCCAGACCTACGGCTTCACCCCCGACGCCATCATCGCGTCCAAGGCCCTGACGGCGGGCTATTTCCCCATGGGCGCCGTCATCCTCGGCCCCGAACTGGGCGACCGGCTGCAGCGCGCGACCGACGCGATCGAGGAATTCCCCCACGGCTTCACGGCCTCGGGCCACCCGGTCGGCTGCGCCATCGCGCTGAAAGCCATCGAGCTGGTCGAGGGCGGGCTTCTCGACAACGTCCGCCGCCTGACCCCCGCCTTCGAGGCCGGTCTCGCCCGGCTGGCCGAACACGAGCATATCGGCGAATGGCGGGGCCGCGGTTTGATGGGCGCGCTGGAGGCCGTCAAGGACAAGGCCACCAAGACGCCTTGGGACGGCGATCTCTCGGTGTCCGAGCGGATCGCGAACACCTGCACCGATCACGGGCTGATCTGCCGTCCACTGGGCCAGTCGATCGTGCTTTGCCCGCCCTTCATCACCACCGACGCGCAGATGGACGAGATGTTCGACAAGCTGGGCGCGGCCCTCGACGAGGTCTTCGCGGGTCTGGGCTAG
- the otnK gene encoding 3-oxo-tetronate kinase, translating into MSSTFFGAIADDFTGATDLAAMLSRAGVAVTLRIGVPEGPTEATAFEVIALKIRTVPPEDAVAEARAALRWLRAQGAERIFWKYCSTFDSTPRGNIGPVADALMSDLGLDRAIHCPAFPENGRRVFMGHLYVGELPLHESPMKDHPLTPMRDSSLERLLAPQVARETGLIAFPTVRAGAAAVRAALDDLRGHVVVDAVEGDDLAVIAEAVQGADLVCGGSAIAQPLPALWRDAGAGLAAPADLPEAGGGQIVLSGSCSAMTRAQVGAYIDAGASGYRLDPMELAKGGLAAARTWLAAQPVDAPKIIFATAEPKTVAAAQEALGVARAGTLVEDALAQLARDAREMGVGRIVVAGGETSGAVTRALEVESLRIGPEIAPGVPWCFTNDDTALALKSGNFGSERFFAEAFEMLETGAAAAE; encoded by the coding sequence ATGTCATCCACGTTCTTTGGAGCGATCGCAGACGATTTCACCGGGGCGACCGACCTCGCCGCGATGCTGTCGCGTGCGGGCGTGGCCGTGACCCTTCGGATCGGTGTGCCCGAGGGCCCGACCGAGGCGACGGCCTTCGAGGTCATCGCGCTGAAGATCCGGACCGTCCCGCCCGAGGATGCCGTGGCCGAGGCGCGGGCGGCGCTGCGCTGGCTGCGCGCGCAGGGGGCCGAGCGGATCTTCTGGAAGTACTGCTCGACCTTCGATTCGACGCCGCGCGGGAATATCGGCCCGGTGGCCGACGCGCTGATGTCCGATCTGGGGCTCGACCGGGCCATTCACTGCCCCGCCTTCCCCGAGAACGGGCGGCGCGTGTTCATGGGGCATCTCTACGTGGGCGAACTGCCCCTGCACGAGAGCCCGATGAAGGATCACCCGCTGACCCCGATGCGGGACTCGTCGCTCGAGCGGCTGCTGGCGCCGCAGGTCGCGCGCGAGACGGGGCTGATCGCGTTTCCGACCGTACGGGCGGGGGCGGCGGCGGTGCGCGCGGCACTGGACGACCTGCGCGGGCATGTGGTGGTGGACGCGGTCGAAGGCGACGATCTCGCCGTGATCGCCGAGGCGGTGCAGGGCGCGGACTTGGTCTGCGGCGGCTCGGCGATCGCGCAACCGCTGCCGGCGCTCTGGCGCGACGCGGGCGCGGGGCTCGCGGCGCCCGCCGATTTGCCGGAGGCCGGGGGCGGGCAGATCGTTCTCTCGGGCTCGTGCTCGGCGATGACGCGGGCGCAGGTGGGGGCGTATATCGATGCGGGCGCGTCGGGCTACCGGCTGGACCCGATGGAATTGGCGAAGGGCGGGCTCGCGGCGGCGCGGACATGGCTCGCGGCGCAGCCGGTCGACGCCCCGAAGATCATCTTCGCGACCGCCGAGCCCAAGACCGTCGCCGCCGCGCAGGAGGCGCTGGGCGTGGCCCGCGCGGGCACGTTGGTCGAGGATGCGCTGGCGCAACTGGCCCGCGATGCGCGCGAGATGGGCGTAGGCCGGATCGTGGTCGCGGGCGGTGAGACGTCGGGTGCCGTGACACGCGCTCTGGAGGTCGAGAGCCTGCGCATCGGCCCGGAGATCGCGCCCGGCGTGCCGTGGTGCTTTACGAATGACGATACGGCGCTGGCGCTGAAATCGGGCAATTTCGGCTCGGAGCGGTTCTTCGCGGAGGCGTTCGAGATGCTGGAAACGGGGGCCGCGGCCGCCGAGTGA
- the dtd gene encoding D-aminoacyl-tRNA deacylase — MKALVQRVTEARVEIDGAVAGRCGPGLLILVCAMQGDAETSAEQLAGRIAKLRIFRDDDGRMNRSLLDTGGGALVVSQFTLAADTSRGNRPGFSAAASPDLGEHLYEHFVAALRAEGVTVETGRFGADMAVHLVNDGPVTIPIER; from the coding sequence ATGAAGGCCCTCGTCCAGCGCGTCACCGAGGCACGGGTCGAGATCGACGGCGCGGTCGCCGGGCGCTGCGGCCCCGGCCTCCTGATCCTCGTCTGCGCGATGCAGGGCGACGCCGAGACCAGTGCCGAACAGCTCGCCGGCCGCATCGCCAAGCTGCGGATCTTCCGCGACGATGACGGACGCATGAACCGCTCGCTCCTCGACACCGGCGGCGGCGCACTCGTGGTCAGCCAGTTCACGCTGGCCGCCGACACGTCGCGCGGCAACCGCCCCGGCTTCTCCGCCGCCGCCTCACCGGACTTGGGCGAGCATCTCTACGAACATTTCGTCGCGGCACTGCGGGCCGAGGGCGTCACGGTCGAGACCGGACGCTTCGGCGCGGACATGGCAGTGCACCTGGTCAATGACGGACCTGTGACGATCCCGATCGAGCGCTGA
- a CDS encoding carbohydrate kinase: protein MILCAGEALIDMLPRETADGPGFYPATGGAVFNTAIALGRLGAPVGLHTGLSTDLFGTRLADALAASGVTDRTARSDRPTTLAFVTLTDGQAEYAFYDEGTAGRMLSPVDAPDMRGVTALFVGGISLAVEPSAQAYEGLALGHQNLPLMIDPNIRPDFIANPVTYRARLDRLLGAADIVKLSDEDMAWLGTDPAEVLARGARIVLLTEGSKGATAITAEGKIHVPAIRAEVVDTVGAGDTFNAGVLAGLHRAGALTKATRDADALRTALELGVAAAAITVARAGANPPWAEELNLADAES from the coding sequence ATGATCCTCTGCGCGGGCGAGGCCCTGATCGACATGTTGCCGCGCGAGACGGCGGACGGGCCGGGCTTCTACCCGGCCACCGGCGGCGCGGTGTTCAACACGGCCATCGCCCTCGGGCGGCTCGGCGCGCCCGTGGGCCTGCACACCGGGCTTTCGACCGATCTCTTCGGCACGCGGCTGGCCGATGCGCTCGCCGCTTCGGGCGTGACCGACCGCACCGCGCGCTCGGACCGGCCGACCACGCTGGCCTTCGTGACCCTGACCGACGGGCAGGCGGAATACGCCTTCTACGACGAGGGTACGGCCGGACGGATGCTGTCGCCCGTGGACGCGCCCGACATGCGCGGCGTCACGGCGCTCTTCGTCGGGGGTATCAGCCTCGCGGTCGAGCCGTCGGCCCAGGCCTACGAGGGGCTCGCCCTCGGGCACCAGAACCTGCCCCTGATGATCGACCCGAACATCCGCCCCGATTTCATCGCCAACCCCGTTACCTACCGCGCCCGGCTCGACCGGCTGCTCGGCGCCGCCGATATCGTCAAGCTCTCGGATGAGGACATGGCCTGGCTCGGAACCGATCCGGCAGAGGTTCTGGCCCGCGGCGCGCGCATCGTCCTGCTGACCGAAGGGTCCAAGGGCGCGACCGCGATCACCGCGGAAGGCAAGATCCACGTCCCCGCCATCCGGGCCGAGGTCGTCGACACCGTGGGCGCGGGCGACACGTTCAACGCGGGCGTCCTCGCCGGGCTGCACCGCGCGGGCGCCCTGACCAAGGCGACACGCGACGCGGACGCCCTGCGCACCGCACTCGAGCTGGGCGTCGCCGCCGCCGCGATCACCGTCGCGCGCGCCGGGGCGAACCCGCCCTGGGCCGAGGAACTGAACCTCGCCGATGCCGAGAGCTGA